A region from the Sandaracinus amylolyticus genome encodes:
- a CDS encoding DUF3857 domain-containing protein: protein MHDRTLAARALRPDPSRRRSAAALGLALSLAASIHASPADGQRRATASATTTSSARPYEARHRELVAEIGRAGRSSRAILPLIELWRMWNDVPPATTVASLERIAADRRLNVAVRQYAAQMLARARTRMGDPDASRRGFEELGYLRQWRVVGPFDNEGKAGFDRAFEPETTPDAGPFEGRVRAVDWRDFPDVSQYGYVSFDAVYRPDTNVCGYARTIVTSERAQPLSLWLGGGGAVRAWWNGERVIDDGAYRQPDPDRAVAMVGAHQGENVLLVKACVTSTTWGFFARLGDATGAPARGVRSATMPTSQSLPSGHAPGVRLPNPPEAPLAALERAASGERASASAIFDLARFLAFTGADDPAEQRAKQLAARAAQMQPIVEHLVLAAQLADERGEAMRFLDRAAQVAPADGRVLLAQARLASTGPSPEAALPILDRIPEGTLEWMDGVSLRAELLMSMGLPESARTVVNRAAALAPGTPRWLAMRISASSATERRDDAVAMRAELAQLRWDDLGNRRALIADGLQRGDRDEVMRHLDVYRRLGADSVTTYVAAAEVLDALGDEAEMMGAYRAALDLAPEDADVRVAYGRALLREGQQDVAATMLREALALRPQDAETRELLETMAPESQRVDEAFAASERDILARVREESGYPAHVLQNLTVNTVFESGLGTSFRQLAVQIADEEGARDWRTFPIQFDPDVQRVTIRTARVYRGGQRLEAMQTFEQQLGEPWYRIYYDTRALVVVFPDLEPGDVVELRWRIDDVAERNQFDDYYGDLTYFAGPVPNARIEYVLMTPASRQFHFNEPRLRGLQHEQRVEDGRRIDRFVATDVPAIQSEDNMPGMTEVAPYLHVSTYRTWEDVGRWYWGLIRDQLYADENLRRVVADLVRDAPDTRTKVQRIYGWVIQNTRYVGLEFGIHGFLPYRVPQIVQRGFGDCKDKASLIYTMLREAGIDARIVLVRTRNNGAIHDLPASLAVFDHAIAYVPELDLFLDGTAEYSGTNEFPQMDQGVTVLIVGPDGAELRRTPVLPAEQNERSRQIAIDLQHDGTGRIEVTEQVRGSEAPGYRVTYQAEGTRRERFERALRGLFPGIELRTQEFSGLTNYEEPIRIRYTADVPRLAVTDADGLRVQATVLDDLTRSLARSATRRHPLDLRGTTRYIEERRIRVPQGMRVLHVPEGGEVSSEYGRLSLRFEQSEREIVARTEMALTRDRIAPEEYEAFRRWVEQADLILRQRIAIGGRR from the coding sequence TTGCACGATCGCACCCTCGCCGCGCGCGCGCTGCGCCCCGATCCTTCTCGTCGGCGCAGCGCGGCCGCGCTGGGCCTCGCGCTCTCCCTCGCTGCCTCGATCCACGCCTCGCCCGCCGACGGCCAGCGCCGCGCGACCGCGAGCGCGACCACGACGAGCAGCGCGCGCCCGTACGAGGCGCGCCACCGCGAGCTGGTCGCGGAGATCGGACGTGCGGGTCGCTCGTCGCGGGCGATCCTCCCGCTGATCGAGCTGTGGCGCATGTGGAACGACGTGCCGCCGGCGACGACGGTCGCGTCGCTCGAGCGCATCGCGGCGGACCGCCGGCTGAACGTCGCGGTGCGGCAGTACGCGGCACAGATGCTCGCGCGCGCTCGCACGCGCATGGGCGATCCCGATGCGTCGCGGCGTGGGTTCGAGGAGCTCGGGTACCTGCGCCAGTGGCGCGTGGTCGGGCCCTTCGACAACGAGGGCAAGGCGGGCTTCGATCGCGCGTTCGAGCCCGAGACGACACCCGACGCCGGGCCCTTCGAAGGCCGCGTGCGCGCCGTCGACTGGCGTGATTTCCCGGACGTCTCGCAGTACGGCTACGTCTCGTTCGACGCGGTGTACCGCCCCGACACGAACGTGTGCGGCTACGCGCGCACGATCGTCACGAGCGAGCGCGCGCAGCCGCTCTCGCTGTGGCTCGGCGGCGGCGGCGCGGTGCGCGCGTGGTGGAACGGCGAGCGCGTGATCGACGACGGCGCGTACCGCCAGCCCGATCCCGACCGCGCGGTCGCGATGGTCGGCGCGCACCAGGGCGAGAACGTGCTGCTCGTGAAGGCGTGCGTGACCAGCACGACGTGGGGCTTCTTCGCGCGGCTCGGCGACGCGACCGGCGCGCCCGCGCGGGGCGTGCGCAGCGCGACGATGCCGACGTCACAGTCGCTCCCGAGCGGGCACGCGCCCGGCGTGCGGCTGCCGAATCCGCCCGAGGCGCCGCTCGCCGCGCTCGAGCGTGCCGCGAGCGGTGAGCGCGCGAGCGCGTCGGCGATCTTCGATCTCGCGCGCTTCCTCGCGTTCACCGGCGCCGACGATCCCGCGGAGCAGCGCGCGAAGCAGCTCGCGGCGCGCGCCGCGCAGATGCAGCCGATCGTCGAGCACCTGGTGCTCGCCGCGCAGCTCGCGGACGAGCGCGGCGAGGCGATGCGCTTCCTCGATCGCGCGGCGCAGGTCGCGCCGGCGGATGGACGCGTGCTGCTCGCGCAGGCGCGCCTCGCGAGCACGGGCCCTTCGCCCGAGGCCGCGCTGCCGATCCTCGATCGCATCCCCGAGGGGACGCTCGAGTGGATGGACGGCGTGTCGCTGCGCGCCGAGCTGCTGATGTCGATGGGCCTGCCCGAGAGCGCGCGGACGGTCGTGAACCGCGCAGCCGCGCTCGCGCCGGGCACGCCGCGCTGGCTCGCGATGCGCATCTCGGCCTCGAGCGCGACCGAGCGTCGCGACGACGCGGTCGCGATGCGCGCGGAGCTCGCGCAGCTGCGCTGGGACGATCTCGGCAACCGTCGCGCGCTGATCGCGGACGGACTGCAGCGCGGCGATCGCGACGAGGTGATGCGTCACCTCGACGTGTACCGCCGGCTCGGCGCCGACTCGGTCACCACGTACGTCGCGGCCGCCGAGGTGCTCGATGCGCTCGGTGATGAGGCGGAGATGATGGGCGCGTATCGCGCCGCGCTCGATCTCGCCCCCGAGGACGCCGACGTGCGCGTCGCGTACGGGCGTGCGCTGCTGCGCGAAGGACAGCAGGACGTCGCGGCGACGATGCTTCGCGAGGCGCTCGCGCTGCGCCCGCAGGACGCGGAGACGCGCGAGCTGCTCGAGACGATGGCGCCCGAGTCGCAGCGCGTCGACGAGGCGTTCGCGGCGAGCGAGCGCGACATCCTCGCGCGGGTGCGCGAGGAGTCGGGCTATCCGGCGCACGTCCTCCAGAACCTGACGGTCAACACCGTGTTCGAGAGCGGGCTCGGCACGAGCTTCCGCCAGCTCGCGGTGCAGATCGCCGACGAAGAGGGCGCGCGCGACTGGCGCACGTTCCCGATCCAGTTCGATCCCGACGTGCAGCGCGTCACGATCCGCACCGCGCGCGTGTATCGCGGTGGGCAGCGGCTCGAGGCGATGCAGACGTTCGAGCAGCAGCTCGGCGAGCCCTGGTACCGCATCTACTACGACACGCGCGCGCTCGTCGTGGTGTTCCCGGATCTCGAGCCGGGCGACGTCGTGGAGCTGCGCTGGCGCATCGACGACGTCGCGGAGCGCAACCAGTTCGACGACTACTACGGCGACCTCACGTACTTCGCGGGCCCGGTCCCGAACGCGCGCATCGAGTACGTGCTGATGACGCCCGCGTCGCGGCAGTTCCACTTCAACGAGCCGCGCCTCCGCGGGCTGCAGCACGAGCAGCGCGTCGAGGACGGGCGCCGCATCGATCGCTTCGTCGCGACCGACGTCCCCGCGATCCAGAGCGAGGACAACATGCCGGGCATGACCGAGGTCGCGCCCTACCTGCACGTGTCGACCTACCGCACGTGGGAGGACGTCGGCCGCTGGTACTGGGGCCTGATCCGCGATCAGCTCTACGCCGACGAGAACCTGCGCCGCGTGGTCGCGGACCTGGTGCGCGACGCGCCGGACACGCGCACCAAGGTGCAGCGCATCTACGGCTGGGTGATCCAGAACACGCGCTACGTGGGCCTCGAGTTCGGCATCCACGGGTTCCTGCCGTACCGCGTGCCGCAGATCGTCCAGCGCGGCTTCGGCGACTGCAAGGACAAGGCGTCGCTCATCTACACGATGCTGCGCGAGGCCGGGATCGACGCGCGCATCGTGCTGGTACGCACCCGCAACAACGGCGCGATCCACGATCTCCCCGCGTCGCTCGCGGTGTTCGATCACGCGATCGCGTACGTGCCCGAGCTCGATTTGTTCCTCGATGGAACGGCCGAGTACAGCGGCACGAACGAGTTCCCGCAGATGGATCAGGGCGTGACGGTGCTGATCGTCGGGCCCGACGGCGCGGAGCTGCGCCGCACGCCGGTGCTCCCCGCGGAGCAGAACGAGCGCTCGCGACAGATCGCGATCGACCTGCAGCACGACGGCACCGGGCGCATCGAGGTCACGGAGCAGGTGCGCGGCTCGGAGGCGCCCGGCTATCGCGTGACGTACCAGGCCGAAGGAACGCGCCGGGAGCGCTTCGAGCGCGCGCTGCGCGGCCTCTTCCCGGGCATCGAGCTGCGCACGCAGGAGTTCTCGGGGCTCACGAACTACGAGGAGCCGATCCGCATCCGCTACACCGCGGACGTGCCGCGCCTCGCGGTGACCGACGCCGACGGGCTGCGGGTGCAGGCGACGGTGCTCGACGATCTGACGCGCAGCCTCGCGCGCTCGGCGACGCGCCGTCATCCGCTCGATCTGCGCGGCACGACTCGTTACATCGAGGAACGACGCATCCGCGTCCCGCAGGGCATGCGCGTGCTGCACGTCCCGGAGGGCGGCGAGGTGAGCTCGGAGTACGGGCGCCTGTCGCTGCGCTTCGAGCAGAGCGAGCGCGAGATCGTGGCGCGCACCGAGATGGCGCTGACGCGCGATCGCATCGCGCCCGAAGAGTACGAGGCGTTCCGGCGATGGGTGGAGCAGGCGGACTTGATCCTTCGGCAGCGGATCGCGATCGGGGGGCGTCGATGA